The nucleotide sequence CCCActcttctctcccctccccaTACCCATCAACTACTAGGTTGTGGAGAGGGCCTCGGTGTCTCTATTTGCTATGAGAAACCTACAAAACCATCTTAAGAAATTTAGTATTCCCCTACCCCTTCCTTCCTCAATTCAAAGTAAATGAGCTTGGCTTGATTATCTTCATCCAATTTAGCCATTAGAAGACTATCAAGTTCTAAGCGAGCCAAATCTGAATTAGGTATGGTATTCACTCTCTCATTTAAGAATTTAGAAAAATATGGACTTCGATTCCTGTCCCGTTAGCATCTCCGATCCGAGAGTTGGGATGACTCCGTTAGTTTCGGTCGGGAGCCGGACGGTAATGGACCTACAACCCTTGCTTGTGGACTAGCTGCAGAGCTAACCTTTGTTCTATTGGTTTGGTGGTTGCTACCAAGACAATTTCTTTATGCCCATCAAAGAACCTCGAGATGCTAATCCACGAAAAACGATACGAGAAATGCGAAAGAACTCAACTACGGAACGAGGGCGACCCGTGAAAATACCTCGATTTCTGACTCGTGCCATTGAACTCTTTCTTGGCAACTTGGACAACTTATAACGATCCCGCGGAAGATCGGGTTAAAAAATTCTAAAGCTTTCGTCTCAATTCATATTTAGCCGCGAGCAATCTACGTTTGTGATCTCGTATATTTCGCTTCTCCGACATCTTACTTAGTTTCCCCCTCATCTTTTAGCAAAAAGCCGCTCCACAGTAGTAAAGTCTCATCTTTTGTATTGGCCGAAGTGACAATAGTCACATTGAACCCTCGAATATGCTCGAAGATCTCGAAATGATCTTCCAGTTCCGGGGAGAATTCGCAAAACTCCGTTTCCATAAAGAATTTGATGGAGTTTTCCCATATTTCGACCGGAGAATCTAACATAGACATTACTGTCAAGATTCTGACCAAAAAATGGTACATTCCATGCCCTCGGAGAACGCTTTGTCGTGCAAAGTCACTGACATATCCAGTGTCTTTTTCGGACCCCAAGAATGGATTGGATCGAAACGACTTTCCTGCTTTAAAATAAGGGCCCCTTTGTGTCTGTATGAATCTCTGACCGCACAAAATCTCCATAGCCAATTTTCCAAATTGGATTTTAAAATCAGAGGCAGCTTTTGGTACTAATCTGATTTCAAACAATCCAGGAACTTCCATAACATTGGCGTGATTCAGTTTGAGCAACAGATCCTGACGTAATACATCTTCGTAATGAAAATGGAGTGGAAACATCATGGCTTTTCCGCTTTTTTTTGAGAATGAGCACTGTGAACTATCCGCTTCAAAAAGGATAGTTGATCGAACCGAAACCAACGTCAACTACGAGTTATTAAGCGCCGAATCCAAATAAGTGTACTTCCTTTACGCTTGATGCAGGATTTACCTATTAATATGAAGTTCACTCTTCTGCTGACTTGAGCCCAGAAGGGAAGCGACTGATTTCCAATTCTTCTTTGCTAGCGCTTGACTCCTGTGGAATTCCATTAACAAGCTTTAAAAGTAAAgccttttatttggatttttgagATACTAGTTATTTATAGGTTAAGTTCGATATTTCACTCCGTGGGCCGGCTAATTAATGAAAGTAATTCCTGGAGGGGAATCAATCGAAGAGATTGCCTGCCCATGCTACAATTACTTACTCTTTAGGACTAGAGTGCTAAGCTGCCTCCCCGGCACCACCACTATAATGAATGGCTCAAACAAATAGGAGATGAGAAAGTCGAGTAGCAGCACTGATGGGAACATTTTTTGAAACTAGAATGGTTGATAGTCAAATAGGAGACTCGCGTTGTAGGTAAGGCTTTTCAAAAGCCTCGACTTGGCTAACGCCCTTTGGTTTTGAGGATCAATTTGCCCGTGCTTGCTGGTGTCAGGGTTGCAGATAAGTTGTTTCGGTGCCATTTCCTTTGTTATGAATGAAAGGCATTTTGGAGATTTGCTCAGTTGATACCGAATTTGAAGATAAGCCCTTCCCTCTCGTGAACACCTTCGTTTAGTAGATCGGTACGGTTCCATTCAGAAGAAACTATTATACGTGGTCCCGTGGAGTACGAATAAGGCTTGAAAGTTTTCCTTCATATTGTTTGCTAGCTTCCTTCTCCTTGTTTCCTGCCTTTCATTCTTTATGAAATTCTTATTGATTTTCTTTGCTGACTGACGTTACACCAAGAATTTATTTAATAGCGTATATATAGCCTGGGCATCGATACCAGCCTTCCGTTCGCATGATATTAAGAAAGTGCCTACTACTCAATTTCGCATTGGCAAATCCTTCCACTTGCTATCTAATGTAGTATATAAAGcctttcttttctatttcttctaTTGGCTGGTCTGGGGGAAGCGGATCACGCGAAGATCTATAGTGTTTAAGTCCATCTTTCTCTTCCTGCAAGCTACTGAGATATGCCTCAGCTGCAGGTGCTTTGTATCTCTGGTCAAGAGTTGGCAAGGGATACCAATGTTGTCGACCACCTACCTTTGAGCATAGCTTTTACCATATTCCTCCCTCGATTCGCCATTCATTCCTTCACAGCTGAGTCAATAGCTGTGTCAACTGAATgtagttctttttttaaagaacgAGGCCGCTAAGGTCAAGGGACCTGATCCAGAACATTGAATCCAACCATCAGCATTcgcaagaaagagaaagaacTCGGTTCAAAGAATCGCTTCGGTCTAAAAACGAGTCTTCCAAGATCATGTCTATGTGAAGAGCTTGAACCAAGCGTTCACACGCATACGCCCTCTGAAGATTGGAAAGAATCCATCAGCGAGAAAATCAAATCGTATTCTATAGAATATGGTAGTGGTAATTATATAACTGCtttgaggaggaagagggaaatTGTCAATAACTGTTTGCAAGATCCACGTATATTAAaagaatatataaataaatatgtgcAAACGCACTATGAAATCCGTTATAGATATTATAGTCCTAATTGGAATAATATGTGCTTATTCCACAATAATATCGAATTCAATCAACCAATTGTGAGGTTTCATTATAATTATATAAGGGATATGCTTTCTTTAAGGAGTCTCTCTCCTATGAAATTTGGTGAACTCTCTATGCGAAGCAGATTATGGACATCTTTACAAAGATTAACAGAATCTTCAAATTATACATTGACCGCTAAATACACACACAATGTTTAGTGAATCTTATGACAATCCAATCCAAGGATGGAACATCGTTTGTATGTGGGAATTTCTATGCTCTTGTCAAATTTGGGTTTTATACCGTTGTATGGTTCAGGTATATACCAGTTAGCGGTATAGAAGCGTTACCCGTTGATCTGTTTCCAGAAGATTATCATGTCTTTCTCAATGAGAGGGCAAATGTGACTGATTATAGTAAGGTAGTTTTCGTGGAAACGAAGGATCTTACTCCAGTAGTGCTGTCTGCCTTTCAAAATGATTATCCATTTAATGAAATGTTTGGTCCTATACCGGAAACAGAGAGTCCTCATAAAAGAAAATGGTTACTATCCATGGGTTTAGGTATAATGATCACTTTCCGCTTATCGGTAGGTGTGCTACCTGACATAAACGAAATTCTACTAAATTGAAAAAATGAAGATGAAACCAAATACTATGATAGGATTGATTGGATTAAATAGATAGGAATGATTGGATTGAATAGAACAACTATGAAACATAATAGTTGATTGAATAGAATGTTGGTCTCACAAGTCGGTACGGTGTGCATATCCATCCTTGGAAGAAGTAGCTCCGTCCCAGTCTTTGTCGGAACTTGAATCGAGGTAGGCAAAAGAATCCTTACTCGGAACGAGCCCAAGATAAAAGGTCTAGTCCAATTTTAGTCTTGGTTGTACATCGGTACTACGCACGGTAGGCATTTCTTCCCGTTATCGGGACTTGCACTTGCCCGGCCTTAGTGGTATTTTAATGATTTTCTTCCCCAGCAAATCAAGTAAATAGAAGTAATAATTCAAGTCCCTCCGTGGATTTGAACATACTTCGCTTCGTGGAGCCGAGGATTAGATCGATCTGAACTTTCATTTCTTCCATTCGCAGTAATCGTTGGTTTTGTCCAATTCCTTCAATCATCACTGTTTTGTTCTGTAATTCCATTTCATTTTATCTATTTTCTTCAAGAAATTCCATTGATGTGCTTTTCTATTGCTCTCATTCATTCCTATTCAATCTATTCAAAACTACGGGTACTGGTCTCAATGGGAAAGAGCCCTAATTCGATATGTCGTTTCTAGAGTATCAGCAAGTGGTAAGCGGATTACAAGCAAGCGGCGAAGGTTTGAATTGACTAGCTTGATCCCTACTATTAACAAGGAAGAAGTAAGCAAGCAAGAAAGAAAGTAAGTTCAGTCTCTTATTTCGAAGTTCGCTGTGCTCTTGTTCAATAGACATTCTGCTGGAACTCACCTTTATCTTTAGAGATGATGATGAATATTCTTTAGAGACTCctctaaaataaaagaaatactttacaagaaaataaaaattatgtttATACGGACGGAATTCGGTCTATCCTTTATTGAATATCATTGGGCCTGCCTCCTATCTATCAACTCATTACTCTCCTTTGTTCTCTGGTAAGCTCTCGCATTGCCTTAAAACAAGCATTCTTTCGTATTCAAAGAAGGTTTGCTTGCATGTTCTAGCACTGGAAGAGACGAATATTGGTTGCCGGATGCTATTCACATGTTAAAGCACAAAAGGTACCTCAAAGTTTATAGTTCTAAGCTGAAGAAATAGCCTGAGTCAACTTATCTTCTTTACAACCTCCAAACAAACGATTTAGGAAATGGAAATTGGAACCTTTTGGAGTTACCTAGTAGCATTGGAAACCTTATGTTCCTTCGATACCTTGGCTTCTTTGATTTAGTGATTAAGCTACCTCTACCTATATGTTTGCTTCAACAACGTTCTAGCTTGCGTATTCTGATCACACAATGGAATTCAGGTGGACCAGGGTTTGGGACACTAATCTTTAAATTATAGATGCATTATAACATGTCAAGGGAGGCGCCGAGATATGATATGACCAAAGGCCTTGTTGTTGTTGCGAGCCGGGCTCGAACTGACGAGGAGAGTGGAGAGGAATACAGTAGTAGTAGTCGGGCCAGGGGCTTATCTTATTCCTTGTATTCATTGGTCTGTATAGGGGTCACATATAGTTGGTGTGCTTTGTGAACTGCGATCTTGACGGTGAGACTGATAGGAAAATGTCTGAAAAATGGGGAGAAGCCGAGTAGGATAGGACTCGAAAGCCGAGCTATTAATTGAATCATGCTTTTGATTGAACGACAAAACATCGATCTGTTAAAGTCGATAATTCTGATTCGTCTTCGGGGTATGCCGTAAAGATAGCCGAGACCGAGGATAGGTGCCGATCTGTTTTACGGGCAGTAAGTACCGTTGTTCGAAAGGAAAGGTTGGCATTGCCTAAACCAAGGATAGGTTTGACCCTAGGATTGggattttagaaaaaaagggATAGCGCTCGTCTTTTCTCTACTCTAGCGTATGGACTCGTCCCAGGATTGCCGGAGCTAGCGTTAGGTGAGATTCCTTTGATTGAATTTAGCTTGCCATCATGATACGCTGCAGTTAGATTAGGAACCGTATAGGCGGCCTCATATACCCGGAAGCTTTGGATTCACGGATCCGAAACAAGACATATTCACTGCTACTGATATCCCTCCCTTTGCTTTGAAGCCGAAGATAACGATAGGATTTCCGGAACCGAAACTAttattaattataattagattGCGAACTCAGGAGGGCTTAGTACCAGCTACAACTATCAAATCCGTTAAGGAGCAGATCAATTGGCTTAGCCGAAACCGTGCCCTTATCTTTTCTTTGCATTAGCCGAGGACAATACTAGGGATGCGGGAAGTTCCGAGAATAGGATTCGATTCCCCGATCTTCTAATTGAGTTGGATCGGCCTAGTCCAGAGGGAGAGGAGCAATCAACGCTAATTCGTATTGCGATAAATCGTagtcatattattattattggcGTACGTAATTTCTTTACTACGTCTATCGCTCGTAGGAATATCTCTAAATAGGAATCGTAGTCCTCGTATGTACATGTTTCGTATTGTGATAAAGCACCTATGCCGCTAGAAATAGTAGCGCCTTAAAGAAGGCGTTATTTACAAGATGGAATAGTGCTACGTCATAAGCAGAAAGACCACAAGCCATAAATGGGTTACCTAGCCACATAATTACAGACAGGGACCCAACTCTTAGGCCAgtccgaagggcattgatggaacaaacaaaggtaGAAGATCTTGATTCTCTGCAATTCGGCTTCAACCCGATGGAGCTCTCTTCAAAACATATCTTTCGGCGTCAGTCTTTCCTGCCTTACCTTAACCCCGCTTTCACGTGGCGATTCGGTATGTGATCTGTTTACGGTATTCTTGAAGCTTTCTTTCTTGGTCACCGGACAGAGTGAGAACTGCTCTGCTTTCTTTCCCTAGCACACACTTAGTAGATAGTAGGCACAACTCCGCTAAGAGCTCATCGAACTTGAGTTCTAGAGTAAGACCACAGCTCGATATGGCTCATTCACTAGTATGGTTTACCACATGCCAGTGATAGATCTCTCTCAAGCGAGGTTTGGTATCGGTGAAGTCAATCATTGAATTGAAGTGGTAGAGTGCATAGCGGGGCATAAGGCCCCATGTATTTCTTATCAGTGTGTTTATACCTTGAATTCAATTGATGCTGTTCTAGCTTGTTTTAAACAAGTTATAGAGTTTGTTTTGGTTCCAGGTGGTCATCCCAACTCGTATTAGCTATCGAAAAGCCGTACTTACTTGAGTTTCCCGCTTTCCATAACGAATCCCCCGCTGAAAGCACCACAGGGAGTGTAACCGGAGGAGGATGTTGTCTTTTCTCACTCACCCAGTAGTCGAGGGTGTATTATTACCCGTTTCACTGACATCTGCCTTCCCTTCTCTGGAGCAGTTATGTAGATAGGAGTGGTAGGAATCAGCGAGCATGTTGCCATTCGAGGTAGTCCAACCTTCCTATTAATTAGAATTCTGGGTAACCCTATCGTTGATTGACGGATCGGAGGGACTAAACTGTTCCCTTTCCTTCCCAGGGCTAGGTTATCTATTTCCTGTTCGTGCTGCGCCATCAGATTAATCGTATCGTGATCCTGGTATCGCTCGAGCATCTCTTTCTGATGAAACCTTTGCCCTTGCTTTCTCCACTACACCTGGTAACGCACAGTGCTTCTTTCTTCGATCTATCCAAGGGAGGCTTATTGCTTTAAGCAGAGTATCCAGTTCTGCATCCGTTAATGATTTCTGAACATAGAGAAAAGAATTGATAGCTAAAGTTTGCTTTTAGTAGTTTAGTCACCAATCAAAAAAGTAGCTAGGCTGAAGCCGAAGCACATTCCCTAGCGTACTAGCGTACGAGAGAAGCACATTCCCTAGCGTACGAGATATGCCTTTTAGGAAAGAGATCCCTTTTATGAGCAATGGTTTTTGATAATGCTAACCCCTGTTCAAAGCAAAGGTCGAAGCTGGCCACCCTTTACTCGGCATCCGTTCTCATATGCATAGATGCTCCGAGAAGCTTCTTTTAGTTAGCCAAGCGGGTCATGTGGATGGGTCAAGAGATGCGTAAACGTGCCCAACAAGGGGTAGGTGTGGTAAAAGGGTATGCGGGTTGATGTGTCCTTCACCTTGCTAGTAAGAGTGGTATCCTTATTGGCAGCAATACCCCATTTCAGTTTCTGGATTTGCGGAATGATTTGAACCCCTATTTTAAAAACCAATCTATTTGGCCCGGTACGGTTTTCCTTCAATACCACTCCTACGATAGAGGCTGATATGACTACGAGCGAGATATGACTATTCCTATCCTTAAGCGAATGCTGGAACGAAAGTAAGGTCTTCCCTCGAAGTGAAATGAAAGCAAAGGGTATTGCAAATCAACTAATTGTTCTCTAATACCACCTCCTCCTGTATCTACTATTGGTTGACTGAAAATAAACCAAAAGCAAGGGTGGTTGCACATCTTCTGAAAAGATAAGGGCTCGGTATCGGCTCAATCGAACAAGCTGAGGTATATAGGGAATAGTAGAACATATTGATTATCCTATTGGATTGGTTCCGCTCAGTCGAGATATGATGAGTCAATGGGCATTGAGAGTTTCGATTCAATGTGGGAATGACTAAGACAAGTTAGGCGAAACAGATATGCACCATAGAGGTTTATCCACCGTAGGTTTGTAGACAAGAATAGTAGTCACAGCGAGGGATGCACATAAATAAGATCTGCACTGGTATAAGTGATAGGTTTTGGGTAAGCTCGCTCATATCGAAAGAAGAATTCGAAGGAAATGAAGCATAAGCTGTCACCACTAGGATAAAT is from Oryza sativa Japonica Group chromosome 9, ASM3414082v1 and encodes:
- the LOC136351758 gene encoding large ribosomal subunit protein uL5m, which encodes MMFPLHFHYEDVLRQDLLLKLNHANVMEVPGLFEIRLVPKAASDFKIQFGKLAMEILCGQRFIQTQRGPYFKAGKSFRSNPFLGSEKDTGYVSDFARQSVLRGHGMYHFLVRILTVMSMLDSPVEIWENSIKFFMETEFCEFSPELEDHFEIFEHIRGFNVTIVTSANTKDETLLLWSGFLLKDEGETK